From a single Nostoc edaphicum CCNP1411 genomic region:
- a CDS encoding dynamin-like GTPase family protein — protein MSDLPLQCKNLKGQVESILQLLQQEPTLRSQDITPVQTSLSKAISPKFEIVFAGAFSAGKSMLINALLERELLYSAEGHATGTECKIEYAEADKERVVLTFLSEAEIREQAVSLCQQLGFKTVANINQIDVINLLRQGSEAIIQQEGGESQSERAKQAKALMLLLEGYMANRDRINTVNNATYSMEQFNFSNLKEAAGYARRGSNSAVLKRIEYYCNHPLLQDGNVIIDTPGIDAPVEKDAQLTYAKIQHPDTSAVVCVLKPASAGDMTKEETELLELMRKNGGVRDRVFYIFNRIDETWYNTQLRQRLDNLISGQFSNSNKVYKTSGLLGFYGSQIKQTNQQDRFGLDSVFAESIKGLDGNEETPQFVYAFNNYCVNSGRLSSTKFNVSVNAIETPNQNYVRILGDWGNELIEKLIQDSGTNEFRTAITRYLTEEKRPQLFKNLADDLEDICIKLKKHYQSVQRDLDSQPQEIEMMKAQELQQLNQQLQQVGREFSEHIKEEVNHVINNSCDAFEADFKQLQSRMIRRLDELLDTFSVAYAYRRATISHPRNATAPLIAILVEAFYYLANQLEDILVESSQQVVANYFQRLIEKIRKSEYYRQLYRLLDHDGGIEQEIRTIEKQVTQALVSAASVECDRFVRESPRFYDEGTFSIYQFRQTLLQTSQGYDAESIIEAEPAIRQLLKLDFEPKVSQTIRKSFRQTINQTLKTQLIPMANQQADEILQQYPQARAYLEKTLQQEAEEKIANNRRLLNVVEENIAAYNSATSSINSCLQAMQLYDHLLPVIGDSFDTDGKFANNGFVISDVVQEV, from the coding sequence ATGTCAGATTTACCGCTTCAGTGCAAAAATTTGAAAGGGCAGGTTGAGTCGATATTACAACTTTTACAACAAGAACCAACGCTACGTTCTCAAGATATTACACCTGTACAAACTTCCTTAAGTAAAGCGATTTCTCCCAAGTTTGAAATTGTGTTTGCGGGTGCGTTTAGTGCTGGTAAATCAATGCTAATCAATGCATTATTGGAAAGAGAATTACTCTACAGTGCAGAGGGACATGCTACAGGTACAGAATGCAAAATCGAGTATGCAGAAGCAGATAAAGAACGTGTTGTTTTGACATTTTTAAGTGAAGCAGAAATTCGGGAACAAGCAGTTTCTTTGTGTCAGCAGCTAGGATTTAAGACAGTAGCTAATATCAACCAAATTGATGTAATCAACTTATTACGTCAGGGTTCTGAAGCGATTATTCAGCAGGAGGGTGGTGAGAGTCAATCAGAACGTGCAAAGCAGGCGAAAGCGTTAATGTTATTGCTAGAGGGATATATGGCAAACCGCGATCGCATCAACACGGTTAATAATGCTACATACTCAATGGAGCAATTTAACTTTTCCAATCTCAAGGAAGCGGCTGGATATGCCCGTCGTGGTAGCAATAGTGCAGTATTGAAGCGGATAGAATATTACTGTAATCATCCTTTGCTACAAGATGGCAATGTAATTATAGATACACCTGGTATCGATGCACCAGTAGAAAAAGATGCACAGCTAACTTATGCCAAAATTCAACATCCTGATACTTCGGCGGTGGTGTGTGTGCTAAAACCTGCTTCGGCGGGCGACATGACAAAAGAAGAAACAGAACTTTTAGAATTAATGCGGAAGAATGGGGGAGTACGCGATCGCGTTTTCTATATCTTCAACCGAATTGATGAAACTTGGTATAATACCCAACTACGGCAACGGTTAGATAACTTAATTAGTGGGCAATTTAGCAATTCAAATAAGGTTTATAAAACCAGTGGATTATTAGGATTTTACGGCAGTCAAATTAAACAGACAAACCAACAAGATAGATTTGGTTTAGATTCTGTTTTCGCAGAAAGTATTAAAGGTTTAGATGGTAATGAAGAAACACCGCAATTTGTCTATGCATTTAACAACTACTGTGTAAATTCAGGAAGGCTATCTTCTACTAAATTCAATGTCTCTGTTAACGCCATTGAAACCCCAAATCAAAATTATGTGCGGATTCTGGGAGATTGGGGAAATGAACTGATAGAAAAGCTAATTCAAGATAGTGGTACTAATGAATTTCGCACAGCTATTACTCGCTATCTTACAGAAGAAAAGCGTCCACAATTATTTAAAAATCTTGCTGATGATTTGGAAGATATTTGTATTAAGCTGAAAAAACATTATCAGAGTGTACAACGCGATTTAGATAGTCAGCCTCAAGAAATTGAGATGATGAAGGCACAAGAATTGCAACAACTAAATCAGCAACTCCAGCAAGTTGGGAGAGAATTTAGTGAGCATATTAAAGAAGAAGTTAACCATGTAATTAATAATTCTTGTGATGCTTTTGAAGCAGATTTTAAGCAATTGCAATCACGTATGATTCGCCGTTTAGATGAATTGCTAGATACTTTTTCTGTAGCTTATGCTTACCGACGCGCAACCATCAGCCATCCTCGCAACGCTACCGCACCTTTGATTGCTATTTTAGTAGAAGCATTTTATTACTTAGCAAATCAATTAGAAGATATTTTGGTTGAATCTTCTCAGCAAGTAGTTGCAAATTATTTTCAGCGGTTGATTGAAAAGATTCGTAAGTCAGAATATTATCGTCAGTTGTATCGGTTATTAGATCATGATGGCGGCATTGAACAAGAGATTAGAACTATCGAAAAGCAGGTTACTCAAGCATTAGTTAGTGCAGCTAGTGTAGAGTGCGATCGCTTTGTGCGAGAAAGTCCAAGATTTTATGATGAAGGCACTTTTTCTATATATCAATTTCGCCAAACTTTATTACAAACTTCCCAAGGTTACGACGCTGAAAGTATCATAGAAGCAGAGCCAGCAATTAGGCAGTTATTGAAGTTAGATTTTGAACCCAAAGTTTCCCAAACTATTCGTAAATCTTTCCGTCAAACCATCAACCAAACTCTCAAAACTCAATTGATCCCAATGGCAAATCAGCAAGCCGATGAAATTTTGCAGCAATATCCACAGGCGCGTGCTTATTTAGAGAAAACATTGCAACAAGAGGCTGAAGAAAAAATTGCGAATAATCGCCGATTATTGAATGTTGTCGAAGAAAATATTGCAGCATATAATTCAGCCACTTCTAGTATTAATAGTTGTTTGCAGGCGATGCAATTATATGATCATCTTTTGCCTGTAATTGGTGATTCGTTTGACACTGATGGGAAGTTTGCTAATAATGGATTTGTGATTTCAGATGTGGTACAAGAGGTTTAA
- a CDS encoding S66 peptidase family protein, whose protein sequence is MTIKRRQFLTTCGLATLATQVSPLTAQGKLPTNTIRKPPHLQVGDTVGLIAPAGIVDAKDIEAAQKSVSQLGLKVKLGKHILDRYGYLAGKDSDRAQDVNLMFSDRTIKAIIAMRGGWGCNRILPLLNYSLIRSHPKIIIGYSDITTLLLAINARSQMITFHGPVATSTWNQFTVDYFKRILFNGEAVTMQNLNPSEVRVETIAPGKVRGKLVGGNLSVLSAMIGSPYLPSWNKSILFMEEIGEDIYRIDRMLTQLKTAGILNQITGFIFGQCTNCSLGDEPSFTLMQVLQQHLLPLGIPAWYGSMIGHIKDKFTLPIGVEVEIDAELGTIRMLEAAVSLV, encoded by the coding sequence ATGACTATCAAGCGCCGACAATTTCTTACAACCTGTGGACTCGCTACCCTAGCCACCCAAGTATCACCACTTACCGCCCAAGGTAAACTACCCACAAACACCATCCGCAAGCCGCCTCATCTGCAAGTAGGCGATACTGTAGGATTAATCGCCCCTGCGGGTATTGTTGACGCTAAAGACATCGAAGCAGCGCAGAAGTCAGTTTCACAATTAGGGTTAAAAGTCAAGCTGGGGAAGCATATTTTAGATCGTTACGGCTATTTAGCGGGTAAAGATAGCGATCGCGCCCAGGATGTAAACTTAATGTTTAGCGATCGCACCATCAAAGCAATTATCGCCATGCGTGGCGGTTGGGGTTGTAATCGCATTTTACCTTTACTCAACTACTCGCTGATCCGCTCCCATCCGAAAATTATCATCGGGTACAGCGATATTACGACGCTGTTATTGGCAATTAATGCCCGTAGTCAAATGATTACTTTTCATGGCCCAGTTGCTACGTCTACCTGGAATCAATTTACAGTGGATTACTTCAAGCGCATCCTATTTAATGGCGAAGCTGTGACTATGCAAAATCTCAACCCTAGCGAAGTGCGGGTGGAGACAATAGCACCGGGAAAGGTGAGAGGTAAACTTGTAGGTGGAAACTTATCAGTGCTATCAGCGATGATAGGTTCACCTTACCTACCTTCTTGGAACAAAAGTATCCTGTTTATGGAAGAAATTGGCGAGGATATTTACCGTATAGATAGGATGTTGACGCAGTTAAAAACCGCTGGGATACTAAATCAAATTACTGGCTTTATCTTTGGGCAATGCACGAATTGTAGTCTTGGGGATGAACCATCATTTACATTAATGCAAGTATTGCAACAACACCTACTTCCTTTAGGGATTCCTGCTTGGTATGGTTCAATGATTGGTCATATTAAAGATAAATTTACCTTGCCAATAGGTGTAGAAGTGGAAATAGATGCTGAACTTGGGACAATAAGAATGTTAGAAGCGGCTGTTAGTCTGGTTTAA
- a CDS encoding NAD(P)/FAD-dependent oxidoreductase, with protein sequence MLRLTEVKLPLDHPEDEIKSAILKKLQITDEELISYSIFKRSYDARKKGDITLVYILDVETTQETHLLKRLKKDPHVMATPDMSYRPVAQAPSNLAIRPIVIGTGPCGLFAGLMLAQMGFRPIILERGKKVRDRTADTFGFWKKKSDFNPESNAQFGEGGAGTFSDGKLYSQVKDPQHYGRKVLTELVNAGASPEILYINKPHIGTFKLVGIVQSMRAKIESLGGEIRFESRVEDINIENGQVRGVTLASGEYITSDYVVLAVGHSARDTFQMLFDRGVYIEPKPFSIGFRVEHPQTLIDKCRFGAQAGHKLLGAADYKLVHHCQNGRSVYSFCMCPGGLVVAAASEPGRLVTNGMSQYSRNERNANSAIVVGITPEDYPGNALAGIDFQRRLEEKAFELGGGTYEAPGQLVGDFLNHRPSTALGTVKPSYTPGVHLGDLSQSLPDYAIAAIREALPAFDKQIKGFAMDDAVLTGVETRTSSPIRIKRKEDYQSLNTVGLYPAGEGAGYAGGILSAGIDGIKVAEAVALSILKNCDRNF encoded by the coding sequence ATGTTACGACTAACAGAAGTAAAGCTCCCGCTTGATCATCCTGAAGATGAGATCAAGTCTGCCATCCTCAAAAAGCTGCAAATCACAGACGAAGAATTGATCAGCTATTCAATCTTCAAGCGTAGCTACGATGCGCGTAAGAAAGGAGATATAACCCTTGTCTATATTCTGGATGTAGAAACGACTCAGGAAACTCATCTACTCAAGCGTCTGAAAAAAGATCCCCATGTCATGGCCACGCCAGACATGAGTTATCGCCCAGTGGCACAAGCACCCAGCAATTTGGCGATTCGCCCCATCGTGATTGGTACTGGGCCTTGTGGCTTGTTTGCAGGTTTGATGCTGGCGCAAATGGGGTTCCGTCCCATCATTTTAGAACGTGGGAAAAAAGTTCGCGATCGCACTGCTGATACTTTTGGCTTTTGGAAGAAAAAATCAGACTTCAACCCCGAATCCAATGCCCAATTTGGCGAAGGTGGGGCGGGTACATTCTCCGATGGCAAACTCTACAGTCAAGTTAAAGATCCTCAGCATTATGGGCGCAAGGTACTAACCGAACTCGTCAATGCGGGAGCCTCACCAGAAATTCTCTATATCAACAAACCGCACATCGGCACATTCAAACTGGTGGGAATTGTCCAAAGTATGCGGGCTAAAATTGAATCCCTCGGTGGTGAAATTCGCTTTGAAAGTCGAGTTGAAGATATCAACATCGAAAATGGACAGGTGCGGGGAGTCACCCTCGCTAGTGGGGAATATATCACCAGCGATTATGTGGTTCTCGCAGTTGGTCACAGCGCCCGCGATACCTTCCAAATGCTATTTGATCGTGGAGTTTACATAGAGCCAAAACCTTTTTCCATCGGCTTTCGGGTCGAACATCCCCAGACTCTCATCGACAAATGTCGCTTCGGCGCTCAGGCTGGTCATAAGCTTTTAGGTGCTGCCGATTACAAACTGGTTCACCACTGCCAAAATGGTCGTTCCGTCTATAGTTTCTGTATGTGTCCGGGAGGCTTGGTAGTTGCAGCCGCATCAGAACCGGGGCGACTTGTGACCAATGGGATGAGCCAATACTCTCGCAATGAGCGCAATGCCAATAGTGCGATCGTTGTGGGTATCACACCCGAAGATTATCCGGGAAATGCGTTAGCGGGAATTGACTTTCAACGGCGCTTGGAAGAAAAGGCTTTTGAGTTGGGCGGTGGAACTTATGAAGCTCCAGGGCAGTTAGTGGGAGACTTTCTCAACCATCGCCCCTCTACAGCATTGGGCACTGTTAAACCGTCTTATACACCTGGGGTACATTTGGGTGATTTGAGCCAGAGTTTACCAGATTATGCGATCGCAGCCATCCGCGAAGCCCTTCCCGCTTTTGACAAACAAATTAAAGGATTTGCGATGGATGATGCCGTGTTGACTGGAGTGGAAACCCGTACCTCATCACCGATTCGGATTAAACGCAAAGAGGATTATCAGAGTTTAAATACAGTCGGTCTTTATCCGGCTGGGGAAGGCGCAGGATATGCAGGGGGAATTCTCTCGGCGGGTATCGATGGTATCAAGGTAGCGGAGGCGGTGGCTTTAAGTATTTTGAAAAATTGCGATCGTAATTTTTGA
- a CDS encoding hybrid sensor histidine kinase/response regulator → MNVTSILSSTQITEKVRILVVEDEYILSMNLQETLELLGYTVLDIIDTAETAIEKAGELLPNLVLMDIQLRGEMDGIQAAELIWNRFQIPVVYITGHSDKNTVKRANMTFAFGYILKPVKEQQLYVAIQTALNRHQREQLSQSQRLNLLKNNFLATASHEMQMPLLNIKMTISVLENILEREGILNSELLSPFESVAGYITIMRQQCEEGLDLVNILLSLQMIDTDAYPLELTSFQLQEWLPHLSLYFRELARSQKQIFQVSIPQNLPPMVSDLGVVTKIISELLNNACKYSPPDEEIKLTVQIIDITKSVINKDEESDMRTNAQVPFFEITISNSGVIIPKKDQSRIFEPFYRIPYNNFWKIGGTGLGLTLVKKFVECLQGTIEVTNIKDCTRFTVLLPLSLSDLSS, encoded by the coding sequence ATGAACGTAACCAGTATTTTATCAAGCACACAGATAACAGAGAAAGTTAGGATTCTGGTTGTTGAAGATGAGTATATTCTGTCCATGAATTTACAAGAAACTTTAGAGCTGCTGGGATACACTGTTTTAGATATTATCGATACGGCAGAAACGGCAATTGAGAAAGCTGGTGAACTACTCCCAAACTTGGTTTTGATGGATATCCAGTTGCGGGGTGAGATGGACGGAATTCAGGCGGCGGAGCTAATCTGGAATCGTTTTCAAATACCTGTCGTTTATATTACCGGACATTCTGATAAAAACACTGTGAAGCGGGCTAACATGACATTTGCTTTTGGTTACATCCTCAAACCTGTCAAAGAGCAACAACTTTATGTTGCTATTCAAACAGCACTCAATCGCCATCAACGTGAGCAATTGTCACAATCTCAACGGCTCAACCTGTTGAAAAATAATTTTCTAGCAACCGCCTCTCATGAAATGCAAATGCCCTTATTGAATATCAAAATGACAATCTCGGTGCTAGAAAATATTCTGGAGCGAGAGGGCATTTTAAATTCAGAACTACTTTCTCCATTTGAGTCTGTAGCTGGCTACATAACTATTATGCGCCAACAGTGTGAAGAAGGGCTAGATTTGGTGAACATTTTGCTGTCTCTACAAATGATTGATACAGATGCATATCCATTAGAATTAACTTCATTTCAACTTCAAGAATGGCTTCCTCATTTAAGCTTGTATTTTCGAGAACTTGCTCGTTCTCAAAAACAGATTTTCCAGGTTAGTATCCCCCAAAATTTACCACCTATGGTTTCAGACTTAGGTGTTGTTACCAAAATTATCTCCGAATTACTCAACAATGCCTGCAAATATTCTCCACCTGATGAAGAGATTAAATTAACTGTCCAGATTATCGACATAACAAAAAGTGTAATCAATAAAGATGAGGAATCTGATATGAGGACTAATGCTCAAGTGCCCTTTTTTGAAATTACAATTAGCAACTCTGGCGTAATAATCCCTAAAAAAGATCAATCTCGAATATTTGAACCATTTTATCGAATTCCTTACAACAATTTCTGGAAAATTGGCGGGACAGGATTGGGTTTGACATTAGTTAAGAAGTTTGTAGAATGTCTCCAAGGCACGATAGAAGTTACCAATATTAAAGATTGCACAAGATTCACTGTCTTACTACCGTTAAGCCTGTCAGATTTATCATCTTAA
- a CDS encoding THUMP domain-containing class I SAM-dependent RNA methyltransferase → MNYFATVARGLETLAAQELEQLGAHSVEPGFCGVAFEGDRTLLYRVNLWARLPFRILVNIHEFPCQNADDLYRGIQTIDWVNYLTPDMTLAVNVTGKNQHLNHSHFTSLQVKNAIVDQQKENLGERSNVELHDPDVRVNVHIERDFCTVKLDSSGNSLHRRGYRPAVGVAPLKESLAAALIQLSGWEPNQMFYDPLCGSGTLPLEASLKALNIAPGLFRESFGFETWLDFDLSLLEKLLQEAKDSQLDTLPAPIWGSDRDENIIEQAINNAQNCGVDNHVWFSQMELADVVAPADSGILFCNPPYGERLGQDSDLGAFYKLLGDVLKQRFKGWTAFVLSGNKELSQSIGLKSSRRIAVYNGALPCQLMKYELY, encoded by the coding sequence ATGAATTATTTTGCAACGGTTGCTCGCGGATTAGAAACCCTGGCGGCTCAGGAGTTAGAGCAACTGGGTGCCCATTCGGTGGAGCCAGGATTTTGTGGTGTAGCCTTTGAGGGCGATCGCACTTTGCTTTATCGCGTCAATCTCTGGGCTAGGCTACCGTTCCGAATCTTGGTGAATATCCATGAGTTTCCTTGCCAAAATGCCGATGATCTCTATCGCGGTATCCAGACTATCGATTGGGTAAACTATTTAACGCCAGACATGACCCTGGCGGTGAATGTCACAGGCAAAAACCAGCACCTCAACCACAGCCACTTCACATCTCTCCAGGTCAAAAATGCGATCGTTGACCAGCAGAAAGAAAATCTGGGCGAGCGTTCAAATGTAGAGCTTCATGACCCAGATGTGCGGGTCAATGTTCATATTGAACGCGACTTTTGTACCGTTAAACTCGACAGTTCTGGAAATAGTCTGCATCGCCGAGGCTACCGTCCTGCGGTTGGAGTAGCCCCTCTCAAGGAATCTCTCGCTGCTGCGCTCATTCAGCTTTCGGGTTGGGAGCCAAACCAGATGTTCTACGATCCTCTGTGTGGATCTGGCACTTTACCTTTGGAAGCTAGCTTAAAGGCGCTGAACATAGCACCAGGGCTGTTTCGTGAGTCTTTTGGATTTGAAACTTGGCTCGATTTTGATTTGTCCCTTTTAGAAAAGTTGCTCCAAGAAGCTAAGGACAGCCAACTAGATACCCTTCCCGCACCTATTTGGGGAAGCGATCGCGATGAAAATATAATCGAGCAAGCGATTAACAATGCTCAAAACTGCGGCGTTGATAACCATGTATGGTTTTCTCAAATGGAGTTAGCCGATGTTGTCGCCCCCGCAGACAGTGGGATTTTATTCTGCAATCCACCTTATGGCGAACGGCTGGGGCAAGATAGTGATTTAGGGGCGTTCTATAAACTTTTGGGCGATGTCTTGAAACAACGCTTCAAAGGCTGGACTGCATTTGTGCTGAGTGGGAATAAGGAACTGTCTCAATCGATTGGACTAAAATCATCCCGGCGGATTGCGGTGTATAACGGAGCGCTGCCTTGTCAGTTAATGAAATATGAGTTGTATTAA
- a CDS encoding UTP--glucose-1-phosphate uridylyltransferase, whose translation MQKNQVRKAVIPVAGFGTRLFPATKVVKKELFPIIDRDGRAKPVILAIIEEAISAGIAEVGIVVQPDDKEIFENLLKNPPKKELLEKLSPQNQEYSQYLEDLGSKITILLQEEQLGYGHAVFCAKDWVQNEPFLLMLGDHIYASDIEKSCASQVLDVYEQVNQNVVGLTTMPAEIIHKAGCITGVWQELNSILSVTQLYEKPTIEYAKQHLRVEGMAENDFLGIFGLYLLTPKIFDFLAEHINQNFRERGEFQLTSCLEKLRQEEGMTGYVVKGKCFDTGLPDAYRQTMIDFRNF comes from the coding sequence ATGCAGAAAAATCAAGTTAGAAAAGCTGTGATTCCGGTAGCTGGTTTTGGGACTCGGTTGTTTCCAGCTACGAAAGTTGTGAAAAAAGAACTTTTTCCGATTATTGATCGAGATGGTAGGGCAAAACCTGTGATTCTCGCAATTATTGAAGAGGCAATTAGTGCTGGAATTGCAGAAGTGGGGATCGTGGTGCAGCCCGATGACAAAGAAATATTTGAAAATTTATTGAAAAACCCACCTAAAAAAGAACTTTTAGAGAAACTTTCACCGCAAAATCAGGAATATAGCCAATATCTCGAAGATTTAGGCAGCAAAATTACCATCTTATTGCAAGAGGAGCAATTGGGCTATGGTCATGCGGTGTTTTGTGCCAAAGATTGGGTGCAGAATGAGCCATTTTTACTAATGTTGGGCGACCACATTTATGCATCTGACATTGAAAAATCTTGTGCTAGTCAAGTTTTAGATGTTTACGAACAAGTGAATCAAAATGTTGTTGGTTTAACTACAATGCCAGCAGAGATTATTCATAAGGCTGGGTGTATAACAGGAGTTTGGCAAGAGTTAAATTCGATTTTGTCAGTTACACAACTCTATGAAAAGCCTACCATTGAATATGCAAAACAGCATTTGCGTGTAGAAGGAATGGCAGAAAATGATTTTTTAGGTATATTTGGCTTATATTTGCTGACGCCGAAAATTTTTGACTTTCTAGCAGAGCATATAAATCAAAATTTCCGAGAACGAGGTGAATTTCAGTTAACATCCTGTCTGGAAAAGTTACGTCAGGAAGAGGGAATGACAGGGTATGTTGTTAAAGGGAAGTGTTTTGATACAGGTTTGCCAGATGCTTATCGTCAGACAATGATTGATTTTAGAAATTTCTAG
- the hemW gene encoding radical SAM family heme chaperone HemW → MSQKFSISGIASSAYVHIPFCRRRCFYCDFPVSVVGDRLRGETSGTISQYVEVLCQEIAITPAFGQPLKTIFFGGGTPSLLSIEQLQRIVTELEKHFGIASGVEISMEIDPGTFDLAHIAGYRSAGVNRVSLGVQAFQSELLQRAGRSHSVEDIFAAVELIHQVEIPEFSLDLISGLPHQSLDQWQDSLTKAVALLPTHISIYDLTIEPGTAFGRYYKPGDTPLPTDEATVKMYQMGQQVLTSAGYEHYEISNYAQSGHQCRHNRVYWENRSYYGFGMGAASYVEGKRFTRPRKTKEYYKWVEAGGVIDCDLTPPKEVLLETLMLGLRLAEGVSLAALAEAYGEEKVEEICRCLQEYFDEGWVEIVEGRLHLIDPQGFLFSNVVLAELFEKLG, encoded by the coding sequence ATGAGTCAAAAATTTAGTATTTCTGGAATTGCGAGTTCTGCTTATGTGCATATTCCCTTTTGCAGACGGCGGTGCTTTTATTGTGATTTCCCGGTGTCTGTTGTTGGCGATCGCTTGCGGGGCGAAACATCTGGTACTATCTCCCAATATGTTGAGGTGCTATGTCAAGAAATTGCCATTACACCAGCATTTGGTCAACCCCTAAAGACAATTTTCTTCGGTGGTGGTACTCCTTCCCTGCTATCAATAGAGCAGCTACAACGGATAGTAACAGAGCTAGAGAAGCATTTTGGTATTGCATCTGGGGTAGAAATTTCTATGGAAATTGACCCAGGTACTTTTGATTTAGCACATATAGCAGGATATCGCAGTGCAGGCGTGAACCGGGTAAGTTTGGGTGTACAAGCCTTTCAATCAGAATTATTGCAAAGGGCGGGGCGATCGCACTCAGTTGAAGATATTTTTGCAGCAGTGGAACTAATTCATCAAGTCGAGATTCCCGAATTTAGCTTAGACCTAATCTCCGGGTTGCCGCATCAGTCTTTGGATCAATGGCAAGATTCTCTCACCAAAGCGGTAGCGCTTCTACCTACTCACATATCTATTTATGATCTTACCATCGAACCAGGTACGGCTTTTGGCCGTTACTACAAACCTGGCGATACTCCTTTGCCCACGGATGAAGCCACGGTCAAAATGTACCAGATGGGGCAGCAGGTTTTAACTAGTGCAGGTTATGAGCATTATGAAATTTCTAATTATGCTCAATCTGGTCATCAGTGCCGACATAATCGAGTCTATTGGGAAAACCGCTCTTATTACGGCTTTGGGATGGGTGCAGCGAGTTATGTTGAGGGTAAACGCTTCACTCGTCCGCGTAAAACTAAGGAGTATTACAAGTGGGTAGAAGCTGGCGGTGTGATTGATTGTGATCTGACTCCCCCAAAGGAAGTATTGTTAGAAACGTTAATGTTGGGGTTGCGTTTGGCGGAGGGTGTGAGTTTGGCGGCGTTGGCGGAAGCTTATGGGGAAGAGAAGGTGGAGGAAATTTGCAGGTGTTTGCAAGAGTATTTTGATGAAGGTTGGGTAGAAATTGTAGAGGGAAGGTTGCATTTGATTGATCCCCAAGGGTTTTTGTTTTCTAATGTGGTGTTGGCGGAGTTGTTCGAGAAGTTGGGGTGA
- a CDS encoding PIN/TRAM domain-containing protein, which produces MLDAIIIFSFILAASGIGFYSIELLPNGALDQVTNLEALRLVVAVFAAIIGGAIGLSFQTTYRRLESQVKEMPLEVILTRAIGLVIGLLLANLMLAPLFLLPIPADFGFIKPLVAVVGSIILSVTGMNLADTHGRGLLRFINPNTVESMVVEGTLKPANTKVLDTSCIIDGRIEALLETGFLEGQILVPQFVLQELQQVADASKDQKRVRGRRGLEILNRIKEDYPDRILINAVDYDDIPTVDAKLVRFAQEISGTLLTNDYNLSKVASVQKVPVLNVNDLVNAVRPSYLPGDNLDLKILKEGKEPSQGIGYLDDGTMVVVEEGSNYVGGELRVVVTSALQTTAGRMIFAKPQASALA; this is translated from the coding sequence ATGCTTGACGCCATTATCATTTTCTCATTTATCCTGGCAGCGTCGGGAATAGGGTTCTACAGCATTGAACTGTTACCCAATGGGGCGCTAGATCAAGTAACGAATCTAGAAGCTTTACGCTTAGTTGTTGCCGTCTTTGCCGCCATTATTGGTGGTGCGATCGGGCTGAGTTTCCAGACGACATATCGTCGCCTAGAATCACAAGTCAAGGAAATGCCTCTGGAAGTGATCTTAACTCGTGCCATTGGCTTAGTGATTGGGCTATTGTTAGCTAACCTCATGCTAGCCCCACTATTTTTGCTACCTATCCCGGCGGATTTTGGATTTATTAAGCCACTCGTGGCAGTTGTCGGTAGTATTATCCTCTCCGTCACTGGCATGAATTTGGCAGATACTCACGGGCGAGGCTTATTGCGGTTCATTAATCCCAACACCGTCGAATCGATGGTAGTGGAAGGAACACTAAAACCCGCCAATACCAAAGTTTTAGACACTAGCTGCATTATTGATGGTCGTATTGAAGCCTTACTAGAAACAGGATTTCTGGAAGGGCAAATTCTTGTACCCCAGTTTGTCTTGCAAGAACTCCAACAAGTAGCAGATGCTAGCAAAGACCAAAAACGGGTGCGCGGAAGACGAGGGCTAGAAATTCTCAACCGCATTAAAGAAGATTATCCCGATCGCATTCTGATTAATGCAGTTGACTACGACGATATTCCCACAGTAGACGCGAAGTTAGTACGCTTCGCCCAAGAAATCAGCGGTACATTGCTAACTAACGACTACAACTTGTCTAAAGTCGCCAGCGTTCAGAAAGTACCTGTTTTGAATGTGAATGATTTAGTGAATGCCGTCCGTCCCAGTTATTTACCTGGTGACAACCTGGATTTGAAAATCCTCAAGGAAGGCAAAGAACCCAGTCAAGGCATTGGCTATCTAGACGACGGCACAATGGTTGTTGTTGAAGAAGGCAGCAATTATGTGGGTGGTGAACTGCGAGTAGTAGTAACCAGTGCTTTACAAACTACAGCAGGAAGAATGATTTTTGCCAAACCCCAAGCTTCAGCATTGGCGTGA